The nucleotide sequence CGGGGTGACCCGTCGGCCTTCAATTCTACCCGCTAGGGGAGGGCGCGCCTGGCACAAGCGCGCCTTCGACCCAGGGCCGTTTCGCCAGGCAGCGGAATCCCGTTTCCGCCGCCCGACCGGCCCTTATTGTGGGGGCAGCAGGTGCAGGGCGTATGCCCGCCTCCTGCGCCCAGTGCGCCGGCGGCGTATGGGGACGTCGGACGTGTCCTCTCTCACCCTTTCCGCCGCCTCTTTGCGGAGCATGACGCTCTCCGCAAAGGTCTGCACTGCTGTCCACGACCTCTCGCTGTCGACCATCTGTCTCACGACAGCCGGCAAAGAAAGGTCGTCCCCCACGACCGCGCGAAGCTCCGCGCGGTCTTGGTCCCAGGCTGGGCAAACCTCCAAGGTGTGCTGGGCGTCCTCGTCAGCACATCCGTCACAGTGGTGGCAGATAGCAGACGGCTCCCGACCGATCAGACACAGATACCCTCCGAAACAACCATGTCCGGAGAGCATCTGGGTCAGACGGTAAGTCAGGCTACCGTGCTGCCTCGCCAACCACTGTCCCAATACCGGACGGACCGCCTCGACGGTTCTACGCCCAGCAGTCGGCTGCTCCAGCCTTTGGGACCACTCTTCTATGGAGCGCTGACACAGCTCATTGCGGCGTCCTGCGATCTCCCTCGGTGCCAACCGGTGACCCTGAGCCACGGCCTCCTCGCGCCAGAAGAACAGCGACGCGAGGGTTTTCGCCTCTAGGTCCCAGGGAATGGAACCGGCCAGCACAGACGCTGCCTCGAAGGAGATCGTGCGATATCCCCTTGCGGCTCTCGTCGCCATCAGCCTCTGTGGCCTCCGCAGGGAGGCGAGGTTTTGGCGAGAGAGCGCATCCGCCCATACGGGGGCCCCGTAAAGGGCTATCGATCGCACGACCCCCATGTACAAGCGTCTGCAGGACGCTTCTGGACCTCCCAGATTCGGCATGAGCCGAGTCAGCGCTCCGGCCGCCGTCGTCACGCGCGGCGCTAATTCCGCGAAGTGGGCGCCGAAGTTCCATCTGCCATCAAGAACGATGCCCAAGTAGCGCATCGATTGCTTGATGACAATTGAAACACCTCCAACCGTCAGACTGGCGTCTGCAGGCGGCTTCCTCCGAGGGCCATGGAAGCACAGCGCCTCGGATTTGTGGAGAGCCACCTCCAGACCCAATCGACGGATCCGGCGCACCACTTCAGCGACTCCCGCAGTGGCGAGCAATGACGCCTCCCTGTATGTGGCGGATTCTATTTCACCAATGGTAGAACTAAAATAGGGAAACAATTTCTCTTAAGACTTAAAGGCTCAATACTGTTTGTAATCTTGGTATCGTCGACGATTCTGACAGGTTGTATTTGGACTGACTTGAGAGGTTTTAGCCAACGCTCAGACAATCTCCTTGAGAGACAGCTTACTTGATGTACCTACTACAAATATCTTAACCCTgttaattatcaaaatattactgGTATTATTACGACGCAATTTGCGAAGtttattttccattacttATGTACTAAGTCGTATACTCGCAATATTATAACCATACTTCTCCACTTTTTTtagttctttaaaaaaaaacattatacacAACTCAAATTTaagtattgatttttttttatatttatgccaatataaaaaataaatactcaattttgttattaatttttatacaaacaacCAATGTGTATTCAAACACATAATGTTTCGTATGAACAGACCTTTATCTCAAGAGTGACGCCCACGCTTTACGTCTAATTAGTACAAAAATAACGTCGGACGATTTGTCAACTTCCGAGCTTACGTCCCTTTGAGACGCCGGTGGACGCCCGCGATCATGTAAATAGATCGTTAACCGACTGTGAAATATCGTTCAGAGGTCAGTTTAAAACTGACTGTCGTAGTCGATGaaggtaattaatatttataaacataattaaaattcgtttaataaataaagatatataacACAAAGGTAGAGGTGGACTCTACCCGAAGGGGtcggcagagactacattccATTTGCTATGATACTTGCAAACCTTTCTTTCCATTCATAAGTCTCTTCACCTTTTTCTATGACGTCCCCGATCTGAATAAtggtattgaataaaaaataaataatacatgtgATGTCCCTTGGAGTCGCTGGTGGACGCCCGCGAAAAtcatgaaaatatgaaaatagatCGTTAACCGACTATGAAATATCGTTCAGTTATTAACCATGTGATCTACATGGTTAATAACTGAGTTTACTCCATACTGACTTTTGTGGCCGATGATAGTTATCTTCAAAGTTATATaagttcataaaatattcatttaattaagcttatttaataaaaaagatattgaaaAAAGTCGTTGTTCCTTACACCGAGGtgacttaaattataaaagaggaaataattgtatttttgtttgcaatgaataacattaaaaactacatgatcgattttgatgaaatttagccctgaaagaaaaatagaatACTTCTTTCTCTGGCAATTCCTACAAAAGCGAAACAACGCGCAAAAGCTACTACTAAGATAAAACACTACAATTCCCCAAAGGCACAggctacatttttccactagccacgatccctacatacttctttcgcatcACACATATTTGTAACTCTCGTCATGCAGGTTTGTTGGTTTAGGATACTCTTCTTCATAGCGCTTATTTTACTGTCAAAATTCGGAGACATTGCATTAAGAAGACACATTTAGCTCTTTCACATATCTAAATTAGTTACGGAATCATGAaaacatacagctgaacatggcctttcagtctttttgagactgttggcactgtctccctcgcaagggatatagacgtactGTATGTGTAATTAAGAACGTCTAAAGTTTGTCAAATGGATTACAGATACCTACTCCCTTTTAGCTATTAGTTTGAGACCTTTTGTTAAATGTTGTGTTAATTACGTTGTACTCTCTCagatgttgtttaaaaaactaaagCTTATGGCTACTAAAacttgaaaatgttttttaccGTCAGTCCCAGGACTCGTACAATATCtctagataaaaataatgaaacaataaTCCAATCCACTCTAACCCTGAATACAAGAAAAAGTGTTCGTATACAAACCGTATTGTACATTCTGTATGGGATGTGCCAATTCGTTCCCAATCTCGGCGCTCCCGCGGGAATATCTCGCTGAACAGATTTTATGGGACGTCTGCAGGGTTAAATCACACGTCAGACCGGGTTATACACGCTTCGTGAAAAATTttacgtcaatatcccttgaaTTGCTGGCTGGAAATAGGTTTtgactttttaatttcagcttcaagtaaaattttatctgttttatttattttttaatcttacttCTAGCTCAGCTAAATGTAGCGCTTCTTCTCTGTAGGGCCGGTTGTGGgtgtgtattattatttattttaaaagtctgATTGTGTTTCCAggaatttttttcattgattatCAAATTTGTCATAcgtagttttattaatattttgattgttttaaattaatgtttatataacatgaatttaattataaataaaaatgtatagttACTATTTCTTACAACAAttcaagttttaaaaaatctttacaatCAGCCATTAGCAAATTTTAACACTGCCAAAAAACCGAAACCACATCATagcatttttcattatacgAGTAGAGGGGTCGTTGATTACTCTCAGActctattaattatttttcaatttacatacatcatCAGCCGCCGCGACATCATTTAGTGTTTTTGATGGATACTGGCAGGGCATTGAACTATATTAAACGTTTACTCTATCAGTCTATATTGCTTTAACAAGCTTTAGCACCCTTTTGTTTATCAATTGAttcaattatgaaaaaaaaaacaatacaattatgGGATCTATTCTACCACAAAGTATATTAGGTGCGCAACTAAGTTCTCGCTGTTTATCGATAGATGGCTCCAAAAGTGAAGTGAAGCCAATTTTTAGGCATCAAAGTGTCATGGCGGTAGCTTAGACATTCAGTGAACAAGTGGCTTCAACAAAATTGTGATTCCATTGCGGcgtcatattcttttatttgaatgaaCAAGTTTACGGGTACGGAGTTATAAGTGACACAACGTGCCGTGATTGGTTTCGTCGCTTCAAAGACGGTGATTTTGATGTTGAGGACAGTCCACGTGAAGGAaggccaaaaacttttgaagACGCTGAATTGACGAAACTGCTCGACGAGGATGCATGTCAAACGCAACAAGAGCTTGCCTTAGCATTTAGAGTAACTCGCCAAGCCATTTCGAAGCGATTGCATACGTTGGGAATGATTCAAAAGCAAGGAACATGGGTTCCTTATGATTTGAAGCCAAGGGACGTCGAGCGTCGTTATTTCGCCTGCGAACAACTGCTCCAGAGGCAAAAAAGGAAAGGTTTTCTTCACCGAATCGTGACGGGCGATAAAAAGTGGATTCACTACAGCAATCCAAAGAAAAGGAAGTCGTGGGGACTGCCTGGTCATGCGTCCACGTCATCGGCTCAGCCGAATATACACACCGCGAAGGTTATGCTGGGTATTTGGTGGGACCAGTTAGgcgttatttattatgaattgtTGAAACCAAGGGAAACTATTACCGGGGAACGATATCGAACTCAATTAATGCGATTGAGTCAAACACTACGCAAAAAACGGCCACAATACCAGCAAAGGcacaaaaagttattttactcCTTGTCAATGCTCGGCCTCATGATGCCAAACCTGTTAATACCTACTTGGAAACGCTCATATGGGACATCCTACCCCACCCGCCATATTCCCCAGATATCGCGCCTTCAGATTATTACTTGTTTCGATCGATGGCACATGGTCTCGCTAATCAGGAGTTCCGCTCACATGACGAAATCAAAAAATGGCTTGATTCGTGGATAGAATCAAAAGACGAACAATTTTATCGTGAAGGTATTCGTGCTTTGCCAGAAAGATGGGAGAAAGTCGTGGCAAGCGATGGAAAAAATTTCgaatagtttgtatgtatatttttttgtagactaaatttcaacttttaaagaaaaacagcGAGAACTTAGTTGCGCAACACTATATTATTCATAACTCTGTGAATTCTGTGATTCTAGTTTATATTTCATAAACAAAGGACTTGAAAGCAATGattgatttaaatttcgaaATCAAGAAGCTTCCATTATTCTAATGGCTGCCAATGCTGtgttatttcaaaatgttataaattattgttctAGAGGCATCTTTGACGCAGCTGTAACTATTCTTACGGACGGAAGCAATAATTAACTGTAACATTAATCAGTTAAGCATACCAGCCTAACATAAGATATTGTTATTACAGGGATCGGCGGTAACGAGTTTCTTGTTCATCGTATAGACGCGCCTTCACAAATATTTATGGATTAgtgatatacctacttaattattttaagaacaGCGAGTCTTGAATATGAGTCAAAAGGTTCTGGTAAAGAGTCCCGTTTGGCCATGTACGATGAGAATCATTAACAGATTAAACAAAAACCTATGCTATATTAGATACACTCAcgttgataaaaaaatctgtatacaaaaataaaatgcaaaaagaaCACATTTTAAGTATTAGTACACTACAATGAAAAagtataaatcatttatgatttaattaatttcttaattaaatagaaattacatcattttattattcagcATCACATTTATCCTCCTTATTTTACATTGCTTTCTGAACTTGTACATTAATTGCGGTGGCCGAATCACGTCTTGCGTAGACTATGAGAAAAGTTGCGGCGGGACGGATTTATTTGTCAACTTCGTTCTGATAAAACTTTGTTTGACATTTGATTGTGAGGTCACGCCGCCTCACTTCCCCAcagacataaaatatcaaatttatagaaatatcCATAGCTCGTGACGATTTTCATAAACATTTTGTCGATATTGTATGTTGtatgctggctctgtctacctcacaaggggtatagacgtgattatatgaaataataaatattgtttctgGATTTCGAATATGAATACAACATTTAAACATAAtcgtgaattattttttatactatcaCTTGATTCATTTATTCGTTCATTCAAGAATTTATCACAATAGGTCGATTTTGCAGGAAATGTCTTATCCATGTTTTCGATAATTTGTTTAAGAGATAAGTTTCGAGTGCCACCTCTTTTGCCCTCAGATTAATTTCTCTCCTTAATATTGACTTGGCCAACTTTGTTTTATCATTTGCTGtggttaataaaattgtaataaactcGACCGATCCCAAAAGGggatgaaaatattattgaagaaCGATACTCGATTACTTGTTATCTTATCTTGATAAAGGAACTGATTTTAGGAAATAGTATTGCTTTAGATTTAATGTTTGCACGATGTTGAAAACTATTCGAAGTACCTGTGGATATAGTTTTGTTGGTCAttgatgataaataaaaaagcctcttAAGTAGTCAAAACATTTCGTTTTACTGAAACATTTGATGTTGTTctattaaatgtaatttgaaaaagtcaaAGAAACGGCGTAATTGATATCTTTCACTTAACACCACACTCAGATCAAAGGCATCCTAAGAATTCTACATGATTAAAGCATATTAATATTGTACAAAAAGTTAATACGTGATTTAACAGCTGTTATTTGTCAGAGGCGGCCTCAGTTGACGTATGGTCGGTCGTTTCCGTCCCTTAAAACTCTTGTAATGGCCGGTATTGTTATTTCAGTCGGTGGAAGTTGGAAACCTAGCCGATGTGTGCCGAGTGACAGAGTTTGTTCCCTTTAGTTCTACTTTCTCAATTTGCTTCAGTGTAAAAAATATGCTTTAATCTGGtagtgaaataaaatcatagaGTATGCCAACTACTCTTCCCGCACGGATAGTAaaagttatacaaaaaagagccttataaactaaggatttttcatttaagcATTGAGCTGAGAATCTGTCAATGTctcaataaaatcattaaattttttataacaccTTAATGTAGGATAATAATTAACGGAATGTAAATGAACAACAACTTTGgcgagcaaaataaaaatcacttcAAATGTCTCaggatattataattattgtctTTACCCATAACTATTTCAACAATTTTACGCTGCCTAATTAGAAGCGACAAACCTTTAGAGCAAATAAGAACAAAGCATTTTGACGGCACACATACATTATATGAGACTATTTGTCTCAAGCGCATGTGCTCGCACGCTGAAGTATTTACGAGCGATACCAACAAAACGAGCAAAACAATCTAGCATCTCGCTTTCACAAAACGCCTGATTTA is from Amyelois transitella isolate CPQ chromosome 13, ilAmyTran1.1, whole genome shotgun sequence and encodes:
- the LOC132902422 gene encoding uncharacterized protein LOC132902422; translation: MSPNFDSKISAMKKSILNQQTCMTRVTNMCDAKEIGDVIEKGEETYEWKESSTIGEIESATYREASLLATAGVAEVVRRIRRLGLEVALHKSEALCFHGPRRKPPADASLTVGGVSIVIKQSMRYLGIVLDGRWNFGAHFAELAPRVTTAAGALTRLMPNLGGPEASCRRLYMGVVRSIALYGAPVWADALSRQNLASLRRPQRLMATRAARGYRTISFEAASVLAGSIPWDLEAKTLASLFFWREEAVAQGHRLAPREIAGRRNELCQRSIEEWSQRLEQPTAGRRTVEAVRPVLGQWLARQHGSLTYRLTQMLSGHGCFGGYLCLIGREPSAICHHCDGCADEDAQHTLEVCPAWDQDRAELRAVVGDDLSLPAVVRQMVDSERSWTAVQTFAESVMLRKEAAERVREDTSDVPIRRRRTGRRRRAYALHLLPPQ